A single Mesomycoplasma ovipneumoniae DNA region contains:
- a CDS encoding ABC transporter ATP-binding protein produces the protein MNHLTIAISIKNLIFSYDKKAFLKINDLEIPANNIITILGPSGAGKSTFLNILAGFLPVKTGIEYHEKFKNFGYIMQKNNLYEEISVKKNLWISAKNSPEWTSKVWKLSWENFKKDKNSQDFSDSLGNLLSNKSTLGVQKVIKKFKFYFYILKNIKFYIFFLKFRKKYFEKEVLNVLKALEIDDIFLKKAKNISGGQQQRVAFAKSIIKGDNLVLMDEPFSSLDAKIKESTIKLLLKIKQEFNMTIVLVTHDQTDAMKISDKIILLNKGEILQYSNPEELFENPQSIFAAKFIGMPEINFIEKQGEIEYYIRSKYIKISSTSEPTNGKVFYKKNIADNFYYQIHDTEKNIDLEIISPIDIQGENVKIEYNKDKIFAFDKGGNRVNS, from the coding sequence ATGAATCACTTAACAATTGCTATAAGTATTAAAAACCTTATATTTTCGTATGATAAAAAGGCTTTTCTTAAAATTAATGACCTCGAAATACCAGCAAATAATATTATTACAATTTTAGGACCCTCAGGTGCAGGAAAGTCCACTTTCCTTAATATTTTAGCGGGTTTTTTACCAGTAAAGACAGGTATTGAATACCATGAAAAATTCAAAAACTTTGGCTATATAATGCAGAAAAACAACTTATATGAAGAAATTTCGGTAAAGAAAAATCTTTGGATTAGTGCTAAAAATTCGCCTGAATGAACCTCAAAAGTGTGAAAATTGAGCTGGGAAAATTTCAAAAAAGATAAAAATAGTCAAGATTTTAGCGACTCTCTCGGAAATTTGCTTTCAAACAAATCTACTTTAGGCGTACAAAAGGTTATAAAAAAATTCAAATTTTACTTTTATATATTGAAAAATATAAAATTTTATATTTTTTTCCTAAAATTTAGAAAAAAATATTTCGAAAAAGAAGTCCTAAATGTGTTAAAAGCCTTAGAAATTGACGACATTTTTTTAAAAAAAGCCAAAAATATTAGTGGGGGTCAGCAACAGCGCGTGGCTTTTGCCAAATCAATTATAAAAGGGGATAATTTAGTTTTAATGGATGAACCTTTTTCATCACTTGATGCAAAAATTAAGGAATCAACTATTAAATTATTACTTAAAATCAAACAAGAATTTAACATGACAATCGTTTTAGTAACTCACGACCAAACTGATGCAATGAAAATTAGTGACAAAATTATTCTTTTAAATAAAGGGGAAATTTTGCAATATTCTAATCCAGAAGAACTTTTTGAAAATCCCCAGTCTATTTTTGCCGCTAAATTTATTGGAATGCCAGAAATCAATTTTATTGAAAAACAAGGAGAAATTGAATATTATATCCGCTCTAAATACATTAAAATTTCAAGCACATCTGAACCAACCAATGGAAAAGTTTTCTATAAAAAAAATATTGCAGATAATTTTTATTACCAAATTCATGATACTGAAAAAAATATCGACCTTGAAATTATAAGTCCTATTGATATTCAAGGTGAAAATGTAAAAATAGAATATAATAAAGATAAAATTTTTGCTTTTGACAAAGGCGGAAATCGTGTTAATAGTTAA
- a CDS encoding P68 family surface lipoprotein yields the protein MNFKKFFKPLLLTSPSLFLIASACGVSENTIDPKTQVVMTTSQGPFWPLIFGLNVYGKNQKGLIPYYNQKFKDDPDFAPVRLVLSDESKAVTQQQTTENIKKLLDTNSDQLPSIVLGDSSTASVLQERNRLLEITSDKLKPGIFTDQIVGKYNSFNFGENKFYNIPFNVNDVDALGFNLDNLRIIFDLVKKGGGKVDESAEIYKKAQESAQKGNSTPENSFFSNLEVKSAEIFKDLNVNYDTFSNIEEALEFSTKFIDGVKLKADAKIDENTENASIFDIDYSGLVFHKNIISKSGKKFWEAKGKDLTFNIATDTSLQDEFKKTYEKFTKTNKKIEQKVGQKTKILQAFQFKNFKKKDNIGEWGSHDILQYRTVFGYVPGVGIKQSIDTATTRSLFAKSNSELAKGFATFNDVFTTNQPLKSRKDSHFFVYNSGGSSLIPIKTDTEKINKAAIKFLEWLFTGQNDIDKPGTMVDNADYLMENTGYFLPTKAVVTQEKLEQVKKKYKEYYDKIVEFESNNKKSIELVGEDAKKIDWSLYEKMANLRSVIISMESMLNAFKEDASKVKILSDNGNFKEAKISATITDSLIESTKFENSKAETPEKLLTLINQ from the coding sequence ATGAATTTTAAAAAATTTTTTAAACCTTTGTTACTTACCTCACCAAGTCTTTTCTTAATTGCGAGTGCTTGTGGAGTAAGCGAGAATACAATTGATCCAAAAACTCAAGTTGTTATGACAACAAGTCAAGGTCCTTTTTGACCATTAATTTTTGGACTTAATGTTTATGGTAAAAATCAAAAAGGATTAATCCCTTATTACAACCAAAAGTTTAAAGATGATCCTGATTTTGCGCCAGTTAGACTTGTTTTGAGTGATGAGTCAAAAGCAGTAACTCAACAACAAACAACCGAAAACATTAAAAAATTACTGGACACAAATTCAGATCAACTTCCATCAATTGTTTTAGGGGATTCTTCAACTGCGAGTGTTTTACAAGAACGTAATCGACTTTTAGAAATAACAAGTGATAAATTGAAGCCAGGAATATTCACTGATCAAATTGTAGGAAAATACAATTCATTTAATTTTGGCGAAAATAAGTTTTATAACATTCCTTTTAACGTAAATGATGTTGATGCACTTGGATTTAACCTTGATAATTTACGGATTATTTTTGACTTAGTAAAAAAAGGTGGCGGAAAAGTTGATGAGTCAGCCGAAATTTACAAAAAAGCACAAGAATCAGCTCAAAAAGGAAACTCGACTCCTGAAAACAGTTTTTTTAGCAATCTTGAAGTAAAATCTGCCGAAATTTTCAAAGATTTGAACGTAAATTATGATACTTTTTCAAATATTGAAGAAGCACTTGAGTTTTCAACTAAATTTATTGATGGTGTAAAATTAAAAGCTGATGCAAAAATTGATGAAAATACAGAAAATGCGTCTATTTTTGATATTGACTATTCAGGTCTAGTTTTCCACAAAAATATTATTTCAAAATCAGGTAAAAAATTCTGAGAAGCAAAAGGTAAAGATTTAACTTTTAATATTGCGACAGATACATCCTTGCAAGATGAATTTAAAAAAACTTACGAAAAATTTACAAAAACTAACAAAAAAATCGAACAAAAAGTAGGTCAAAAAACCAAGATTTTGCAAGCATTTCAGTTTAAAAACTTTAAGAAAAAAGACAACATTGGTGAATGAGGAAGTCATGATATTCTTCAATATCGTACCGTTTTTGGCTATGTTCCTGGAGTTGGGATTAAGCAATCAATTGACACAGCAACAACCCGTAGCTTATTCGCAAAAAGCAACTCTGAACTTGCCAAAGGTTTTGCAACATTTAATGACGTATTCACAACAAACCAACCATTAAAGTCACGCAAAGATTCTCATTTTTTTGTCTATAACTCAGGTGGATCATCCCTAATCCCAATTAAAACTGACACAGAAAAAATTAATAAAGCAGCAATTAAATTTTTAGAATGACTCTTTACTGGTCAAAATGATATTGACAAACCCGGAACAATGGTCGATAATGCTGATTATTTAATGGAAAATACTGGTTATTTTCTTCCTACAAAAGCGGTTGTAACTCAAGAAAAATTGGAACAAGTAAAGAAAAAATATAAAGAATACTATGATAAAATTGTTGAATTTGAATCTAATAACAAGAAAAGTATTGAACTAGTTGGCGAAGATGCCAAAAAAATCGACTGAAGTTTGTATGAAAAAATGGCAAATCTCAGATCAGTTATAATTTCAATGGAATCAATGCTTAATGCTTTTAAAGAAGATGCATCCAAAGTTAAAATTCTAAGTGATAATGGTAATTTTAAAGAAGCAAAAATTTCGGCAACAATTACAGATTCACTAATTGAATCAACAAAATTCGAAAATAGTAAAGCCGAAACTCCTGAAAAATTACTAACATTAATTAATCAATAA